The following proteins come from a genomic window of Hydractinia symbiolongicarpus strain clone_291-10 chromosome 2, HSymV2.1, whole genome shotgun sequence:
- the LOC130630050 gene encoding uncharacterized protein LOC130630050, with protein MEMPKGRLSGPRTPVSLKINHNTSAKTKTIFINAGFVNKGNTCYANVILQALSTIPSLWSQSASPIMRAIALKMTMLNRSLTPVDPSNFLKALERKIHSYGNTTFHYNSQQDVAEMLLLVFDELKGYSVIASQNISTEVSVSVSCNTCLCSSVTVENQDILTLSPSSSVQLSGSIFLTSENLENENKWFCPQCSLHQESTRETRITRNSEILTLHLKRFARAGL; from the coding sequence ATGGAAATGCCCAAGGGTCGTTTATCAGGTCCACGCACTCCGGTCTCTCTAAAAATCAACCATAATACTAGTGCCAAAACAAAGACAATTTTTATAAATGCAGGTTTTGTCAACAAAGGCAATACGTGCTATGCCAATGTTATTTTGCAAGCACTAAGTACTATTCCATCCCTATGGTCCCAGAGTGCTTCACCAATTATGAGGGCGATTGCTCTTAAGATGACCATGTTAAACCGTTCTTTGACCCCCGTTGATCCTTCAAACTTTCTCAAGGCCCTAGAACGTAAGATACACTCTTATGGAAATACAACTTTCCATTACAATTCTCAGCAAGATGTGGCAGAGATGTTACTTCTTGTCTTTGATGAATTGAAAGGGTACTCCGTAATTGCGTCTCAGAACATCTCGACAGAAGTATCAGTGTCAGTTAGCTGTAACACCTGTCTCTGTTCTTCAGTTACTGTTGAAAATCAGGACATCCTAACACTGTCACCGTCTTCCAGCGTACAATTGTCAGGTAGTATATTTTTAACTTCTGAAAATCTGGAGAATGAAAATAAATGGTTTTGCCCACAATGTTCCCTGCACCAAGAGAGCACTAGGGAAACAAGGATTACGAGGAATAGCGAAATTTTAACCCTGCACCTGAAAAGGTTTGCAAGAGCTggtctctag
- the LOC130630049 gene encoding uncharacterized protein LOC130630049, which translates to MSARKLLKVYKNGLFYFNSDKTLMVLPKKYIKNETYQVGMTVDIQLPRQIEQAEIIDLNEKTNLEIKLLEYYNDPENRHKFESSEEEGERDEEGERDDEAEKALEMVLKCGSKRKNKNPAIITFGDTGAGANKNDWNENNNECKENKGCVEVTQNRLLENIASIRNDVVETEKNRENETELMDCLQPLQRTGDNSSGKTTEIFEIPDFDNESINFGVKESGVQFATQVDTAATQQYHSACFSRLLQQNTPLAQQFAEIKANNVYLQGILHQVVANQERIIGKLAILDPNNETFDNIIFTNDYDG; encoded by the exons ATGTCTGCACGAAAATTgttgaaagtttacaaaaatggcttattttattttaattcagaTAAAACATTAATGGTCTTaccaaaaaaatacataaaaaatgagACCTACCAAGTTGGCATGACGGTGGATATTCAGCTGCCAAGACAAATAGAGCAAGCAGAAATCATTGATTTAA ATGAGAAGACTAATTTAGAAATAAAGCTTTTGGAATATTATAATGACCCTGAGAATAGACACAAATTTGAAAGCAGTGAAGAGGAGGGTGAAAGAGATGAGGAGGGTGAAAGAGATGACGAGGcagaaaaggcattggagatgGTTTTAAAGTGTGGAAGTAAGAGAaagaacaaaaat ccTGCGATAATAACATTTGGAGATACTGGAGCAGGCGCGAATAAAAACGACTGGaatgaaaataataatgaatgtaaagaaaataaagGATGTGTCGAAGTAACACAAAACAGATTGCTAGAAAATATAGCTAGTATTCGTAATGATGTTGTAGAAACTGAAAAGAACAGGGAGAATGAAACAGAATTAATGGATTGTTTACAACCTTTACAACGTACCGGTGATAACAGTAGTGGTAAAACAACTGAAATTTTCGAAATACCAGATTTTGATAACGAATCCATCAATTTTGGG GTCAAAGAGAGCGGTGTTCAATTTGCAACACAGGTCGATACAGCGGCAACCCAGCAATACCACAGTGCCTGCTTTTCAAGACTCCTGCAACAAAACACTCCGCTTGCTCAACAGTTTGCTGAAATAAAAGCAAACAATGTTTACTTGCAGGGTATCCTTCACCAAGTCGTCGCCAATCAAGAACGAATCATTGGGAAATTGGCAATTCTTGATCCGAATAACGAAACGTTTGACAACATCATATTCACCAACGATTATGATGGATAA
- the LOC130630051 gene encoding tigger transposable element-derived protein 6-like, with product MGRKQKYKKWSKEDLSNALAAVKDGMSLHKAQKEFGVPKQTLSGRIRGKYRTTKAGRKTEMTPEEETMLIHYIKYMASIAHPSSISAIKAFAWNIVKRSKRTSSFNRVSGPGHTWWDSFKKRHSREITLRKPDGLDRGRSRMANVTVIKQHFDLLRKTLVDLDILDKPDRIFNCDESGISMDARVGKVVVSRSTKHPYSESKGNRDNITAHVAVSAAGVPLPPMIIFEKAFPSGPYARDGPTNALYAHSPNGYMDIELFKQWCKKLFIPQTRYIQKPILLILDGHGSHPDIEMIDMLVENQIHLYCLPPHITNILQPLDVSIFKPLKVHFSKITDNLKLATMGHTVPQTVCKTNFTAIFKAAFEGSMGITIIKNGFRKTGICPFNPGVIDKERVMPDNSIDFISSAPNGNNTATSTTPAVPGSSTEASFNSLPGGSFSTPVIP from the coding sequence ATGGGccgaaaacaaaaatacaaaaagtggTCCAAAGAAGATTTGAGTAACGCCCTAGCAGCAGTTAAGGATGGCATGTCATTACATAAGGCTCAAAAAGAATTCGGCGTTCCAAAACAGACCTTATCCGGCCGAATTCGGGGAAAGTATAGAACGACGAAGGCAGGAAGGAAAACAGAAATGACACCGGAAGAGGAGACAATGTTAATTCATTATATCAAATACATGGCTTCTATTGCACACCCGTCAAGTATTTCAGCAATAAAAGCTTTTGCATGGAACATCGTCAAACGAAGCAAGCGTACCAGCTCGTTCAACCGTGTCAGTGGTCCTGGTCATACTTGGTGGGACAGTTTCAAGAAACGTCATTCGCGAGAAATTACCCTGCGAAAACCCGACGGCCTCGACAGAGGACGTTCTAGAATGGCCAATGTGACTGTCATAAAACAGCACTTTGATCTTTTAAGAAAAACATTGGTCGATCTTGATATCCTTGATAAGCCAGATCGAATCTTCAATTGCGACGAGTCAGGTATCTCCATGGATGCTCGCGTTGGAAAGGTTGTCGTCTCAAGATCAACTAAGCACCCCTACTCTGAGAGCAAAGGAAATAGGGATAACATCACTGCCCATGTCGCTGTATCAGCTGCTGGAGTGCCGTTGCCTCCAATGATAATTTTTGAAAAGGCTTTCCCATCCGGTCCTTATGCTAGAGATGGTCCTACTAATGCTCTATACGCCCATTCGCCAAACGGCTACATGGACATCGAGCTTTTTAAACAGTGGTGTAAAAAGCTGTTTATTCCTCAGACAAGATACATACAAAAACCAATATTGTTGATCTTGGATGGCCACGGTTCTCATCCCGATATAGAGATGATAGATATGCTAGTGGAGAACCAAATCCACTTGTACTGTTTGCCCCCTCACATAACCAATATACTCCAGCCATTGGATGTGTCGATTTTTAAGCCTCTAAAGGTGcatttctcaaaaattacagATAATTTGAAGCTTGCAACCATGGGCCACACTGTTCCACAAACTGTGTGTAAAACAAATTTCACTGCGATATTTAAGGCAGCGTTTGAAGGATCGATGGGGATCACCATTATTAAAAATGGATTTCGGAAAACAGGGATCTGTCCATTCAACCCTGGCGTCATCGACAAGGAGCGAGTAATGCCAGACAACAGCATTGATTTTATTTCGTCCGCTCCGAATGGAAACAATACTGCAACATCCACAACACCAGCAGTACCAGGTTCTTCAACAGAAGCATCTTTTAATTCGTTGCCCGGTGGCTCTTTTTCTACACCAGTAATACCTTAA